The Chitinophaga parva genome has a window encoding:
- a CDS encoding GlxA family transcriptional regulator yields MKHITLLYPEGLCNLSTIACIVGTVEIFATANNYWMRAGNKQQFRLVVAGTTPKEQFIHKLVALNPDTYIKDIPKTDLIIIPSAMPGEKTAARQEMFDWIRRQHKAGAEIATMCSGAFILAATGIMDGRNCSTHWSNADKFRSMYPAVHLYSDKLITDENGIYTNGGAYSFLNLVLYIIEKYYDRQTAIFCSKVFQIELDRDSQSAFVIFTGQKQHGDAMVQQAQAYIEKNIDEKISVEDLSSRFAVGRRNFDRRFIKATGNTPLEYAQRVKMESAKKALESTRKTINEVMYDVGYSDVKAFREVFRKITGLSPLAYKNKYNREAVSEH; encoded by the coding sequence ATGAAACATATTACACTGCTGTATCCTGAAGGCCTCTGCAACCTCAGTACTATTGCTTGTATAGTTGGCACTGTAGAAATATTTGCAACGGCTAACAATTACTGGATGCGCGCCGGCAACAAACAGCAATTCCGCCTGGTAGTAGCAGGTACCACTCCCAAAGAACAATTCATTCATAAGCTGGTAGCTTTAAACCCGGATACGTATATCAAAGACATTCCCAAAACCGACCTGATTATTATACCCTCTGCCATGCCCGGGGAAAAAACAGCGGCCCGCCAGGAAATGTTTGACTGGATACGCCGGCAGCACAAGGCCGGTGCGGAAATAGCCACCATGTGCTCCGGCGCCTTTATCCTGGCGGCTACCGGCATCATGGATGGCAGGAACTGTTCCACCCACTGGTCCAACGCAGATAAATTCAGGTCCATGTACCCCGCGGTGCACCTCTACTCTGACAAACTGATCACCGATGAAAATGGTATCTATACCAATGGCGGCGCCTATTCCTTTTTAAACCTGGTGCTCTACATCATTGAAAAATATTACGACCGGCAAACGGCTATCTTCTGTTCCAAAGTGTTCCAGATAGAACTGGACCGCGACAGCCAGTCGGCCTTTGTTATCTTCACCGGTCAGAAACAGCATGGCGATGCCATGGTACAACAGGCGCAGGCCTACATTGAGAAGAATATTGATGAAAAAATTTCTGTAGAAGACCTCTCCTCCCGGTTTGCCGTGGGCCGGAGGAACTTCGACCGGCGGTTCATTAAGGCCACTGGCAACACGCCCCTGGAATATGCCCAAAGGGTGAAAATGGAGTCCGCAAAAAAAGCGCTGGAAAGCACCCGGAAAACCATTAATGAAGTGATGTACGATGTAGGTTACTCAGACGTAAAGGCCTTCCGTGAAGTGTTCCGGAAGATCACCGGCCTGTCGCCATTAGCATACAAAAACAAATACAACCGGGAAGCGGTGAGCGAACATTAG
- a CDS encoding isocitrate lyase/PEP mutase family protein, with protein sequence MNQYEEFYQLHHQQAPFLLANAWNAKSAQLITTAGFEAIGTSSGAIAHSLGYEDGEKIPFAALLYIVQRIKASTSVPVSVDMERGYSDDLQALTDNIQKLLDCGIAGINLEDAQGEEMYLRKLECIKNYLVKTNQSLFINARIDAFAQQLPSPLETTIKRAEQYQQAGADGLFIIAIPDAEVAREIVASTPLPVNMVATPKLPVETLVSIGVKRISMAVLLYKATYHHLEKISKEIIAEKSLASLF encoded by the coding sequence ATGAACCAATACGAAGAATTTTACCAGCTCCATCACCAGCAGGCCCCCTTCCTGCTTGCCAATGCATGGAATGCAAAGAGCGCACAACTGATAACAACAGCCGGCTTTGAAGCGATCGGTACCTCCAGCGGGGCCATTGCCCATTCATTGGGTTATGAAGATGGAGAAAAGATCCCTTTTGCAGCACTGCTTTACATCGTGCAAAGGATAAAAGCATCCACCAGCGTCCCGGTATCGGTGGATATGGAACGCGGATACAGTGATGACCTGCAGGCACTGACGGACAACATTCAAAAGCTGCTGGATTGCGGTATAGCGGGTATCAACCTTGAAGATGCACAGGGAGAGGAGATGTACTTACGAAAGCTGGAATGCATTAAAAATTACCTGGTCAAAACGAACCAGTCACTTTTTATCAATGCACGGATAGACGCGTTTGCACAGCAACTGCCGTCTCCCCTGGAAACTACGATCAAAAGAGCGGAGCAGTATCAGCAGGCTGGCGCGGATGGCCTGTTTATCATCGCCATTCCGGATGCGGAGGTGGCCAGGGAGATCGTTGCGTCTACCCCGCTCCCGGTGAATATGGTCGCCACACCAAAATTGCCAGTGGAAACACTGGTGAGTATCGGGGTGAAGCGGATCAGCATGGCGGTGTTACTGTACAAAGCAACTTACCATCACCTGGAAAAGATCAGTAAGGAGATCATCGCTGAAAAGTCGCTGGCATCCCTATTTTAA
- a CDS encoding SRPBCC domain-containing protein: MNAQDFTNTIWVEQTPSAAYNTILNVREWWSGLHGESFEGTSERPGDEFSFHAGGGVHYTKQKLVEAVPDQKVVWLVTEANLTFVDKTDEWKGTRISFEISREAGKTKIVFTHIGLVPAFECYNACAPTWEQYVQERLTAAIAKAN; encoded by the coding sequence ATGAACGCGCAAGATTTCACAAACACCATCTGGGTGGAACAAACACCGTCAGCAGCCTATAACACCATTTTGAACGTACGGGAATGGTGGTCCGGCTTACATGGCGAATCATTTGAAGGAACCTCGGAAAGGCCGGGTGATGAATTCAGCTTCCATGCCGGAGGCGGGGTACATTATACCAAACAAAAACTGGTAGAAGCCGTGCCGGACCAGAAAGTGGTATGGCTGGTAACAGAAGCCAATCTTACCTTTGTAGACAAAACGGACGAGTGGAAAGGCACCCGGATCAGTTTTGAAATTTCAAGGGAAGCGGGTAAGACAAAGATCGTATTCACGCATATTGGCCTGGTCCCTGCATTTGAGTGCTATAACGCCTGCGCACCTACGTGGGAACAGTATGTGCAGGAACGTCTTACAGCTGCCATAGCAAAAGCGAACTAA
- a CDS encoding ester cyclase — translation MATQTANNKAVVTRFNKEVIEQFNETSFHALMDEQFINRSAPAGMDNGPQGMLYFFNQLLRPAFSNLTVTIHQQVAEDDLVTTRKTISGTHTGALLGIPATGKTVQIDVIDIVRVKDGKYVEHWGINTFSDVLAQLKGA, via the coding sequence ATGGCAACACAAACAGCAAACAACAAAGCGGTTGTAACCCGGTTTAACAAAGAAGTGATAGAACAATTCAACGAAACAAGCTTCCACGCCCTCATGGATGAGCAGTTTATAAACCGCTCGGCGCCTGCCGGCATGGATAATGGACCCCAGGGCATGCTGTATTTTTTTAACCAGCTCCTGCGCCCGGCATTTTCAAACCTTACCGTCACTATTCACCAGCAGGTAGCAGAAGACGACCTGGTGACCACCCGCAAAACCATTAGCGGCACGCACACCGGCGCGTTACTGGGCATCCCGGCCACAGGCAAGACAGTGCAGATTGATGTGATAGATATTGTACGGGTAAAAGACGGGAAGTACGTTGAGCACTGGGGCATCAATACCTTTTCGGATGTGCTGGCGCAATTGAAAGGCGCATGA
- a CDS encoding helix-turn-helix transcriptional regulator, with protein sequence MKPFLLPDDLLDSTPLQPDEVIIRQYHSSHSSIKNKIILNRNMINLVMSGSKTVVYPAQTAIVHQGELVLLSTGNILTSEVISNTQSFNSILLYFSNEVLNRFFIKYNHLLDAPSPAKDAQPFLVYQQDNFIAHYAQSLLFLLGAGTPLPPEVKQLKLEELLLYLLRLDAGRLQSLKIISNDQADMQLKKTVETHIGQPVTVDELAFLCNMSASTFKRKFERLYGTSPQKWLLKEKLQLAATLLKSPAEAPSDVYHKVGYQNHSSFSEAFRQHFGLTPSDYRSQHI encoded by the coding sequence TTGAAGCCTTTTCTTTTACCGGACGACCTGCTGGACAGCACACCCCTTCAACCAGACGAGGTGATCATCCGGCAATACCACTCCAGCCACAGTTCCATCAAGAACAAGATCATCCTGAACCGGAATATGATCAACCTGGTGATGAGCGGTAGCAAGACCGTGGTGTACCCGGCACAAACCGCCATCGTTCACCAGGGCGAGCTGGTACTGCTTTCCACCGGGAACATCCTTACATCTGAAGTGATCTCCAACACCCAAAGCTTCAACAGCATCCTGCTCTATTTCAGCAACGAGGTACTAAACCGGTTCTTCATTAAATACAATCACCTGCTGGATGCCCCCTCCCCCGCAAAGGATGCACAGCCTTTCCTGGTCTACCAGCAAGATAACTTTATAGCCCACTACGCACAATCGCTGCTGTTCCTCCTAGGGGCCGGTACGCCCCTGCCGCCGGAGGTAAAGCAACTCAAGCTGGAAGAGCTGTTACTCTACCTGCTGCGCCTGGATGCAGGCCGCTTACAATCCCTGAAGATCATTTCCAATGACCAGGCAGACATGCAGCTCAAAAAAACGGTGGAGACCCACATCGGACAGCCGGTAACGGTGGACGAACTGGCCTTCCTGTGCAACATGAGCGCCTCCACTTTCAAAAGAAAATTTGAGCGCCTTTACGGCACCTCCCCGCAAAAATGGCTGCTGAAGGAGAAACTGCAACTGGCCGCAACCCTTCTCAAATCCCCTGCTGAAGCGCCTTCCGACGTTTACCACAAAGTGGGCTATCAAAATCATTCCAGCTTTTCAGAAGCCTTCCGCCAGCACTTTGGCCTTACCCCCAGCGACTACCGCAGCCAGCACATATGA
- a CDS encoding helix-turn-helix domain-containing protein — MKKEENQHYKFSSIADAHRYFGLPGPLHPLVSMINNEQGEMQMHQSQQSHVLSFYKISYRRKANGCMKYGQGYYDFDEGGLFCASPNQLVASTGEAHGVMEDAPLYTLLIHPDFLWNYPLAKKIRQYGFFSYTANEALHLSPQEETTVIALFKMIGDELSGRIDDFSQDVVVAQIELLLNYINRFYKRQFITRKVVNSNVLQKLEELLNDYFDKDVSLKQGLPTVQYLAAQFNLSPSYLSDMVRALIGQNVQQYIHSKLIEKAKEKLSTTSLSVSEVAYELGFEHPQSFSKLFKSKTNISPLEFRRSFN, encoded by the coding sequence ATGAAGAAAGAGGAAAATCAACATTATAAATTCAGCTCCATTGCAGATGCGCACCGCTATTTTGGCCTGCCCGGCCCTTTGCATCCGCTGGTAAGCATGATCAACAACGAGCAGGGAGAAATGCAAATGCATCAATCCCAACAATCGCATGTGCTGTCTTTTTATAAAATATCCTACCGCAGGAAGGCAAATGGGTGCATGAAATATGGCCAGGGCTATTACGATTTTGACGAAGGCGGATTGTTCTGCGCTTCCCCCAATCAATTGGTGGCCAGCACGGGCGAAGCACATGGAGTAATGGAAGACGCACCGCTTTACACCTTGCTCATACATCCCGATTTCCTGTGGAACTACCCGCTGGCAAAGAAGATCCGTCAATACGGCTTTTTTTCCTACACGGCCAACGAAGCCCTCCACCTCTCCCCGCAGGAGGAAACCACCGTTATCGCGTTGTTTAAAATGATAGGTGATGAACTGAGCGGGCGCATAGACGATTTCAGCCAGGATGTAGTGGTAGCACAGATAGAACTGCTGCTGAATTATATCAACCGCTTTTACAAGCGCCAGTTCATTACCCGCAAGGTCGTAAACAGTAACGTACTGCAAAAGCTGGAAGAGCTGTTGAATGATTACTTTGATAAAGACGTATCCCTGAAACAAGGGCTGCCCACTGTACAATACCTGGCGGCACAGTTCAATCTTTCTCCCAGCTACCTGAGTGATATGGTGCGCGCCCTCATCGGGCAGAACGTGCAGCAATACATCCACAGCAAACTGATTGAAAAAGCAAAGGAAAAGCTTTCTACCACCAGCTTATCCGTGAGCGAAGTGGCTTATGAGCTGGGCTTTGAACATCCCCAATCATTCAGCAAGCTGTTTAAATCCAAGACAAATATTTCCCCGCTGGAGTTCAGGCGGTCGTTTAATTGA
- a CDS encoding SDR family NAD(P)-dependent oxidoreductase, which produces MAHQQDTAKTGKIWFITGASRGFGRIWTEAALQRGDKVAATARKLSSIADFPEKYGDNVLTLEMDVTNPDQVKTAVEQAHAHFGRLDIVLNNAGYSLIGTIEEASQADVKAMYETNVFGPLTVIQAALPLLRQQGGGHILGTSSNLGHVTLPVIGYYCSSKWAFESIHEALAAEVKQFNINVTIIEPGAYATEFGSQESLKFAQPMEIYAPFKDQFIAGLRNLERGDPHATPDALFQVVDAAQPPLRFHLGRHNLPAVRAAYAERLATWEAWDAVSSAAQGN; this is translated from the coding sequence ATGGCACATCAACAGGATACTGCAAAGACCGGTAAAATATGGTTTATCACCGGCGCCTCCCGTGGCTTTGGCCGCATCTGGACGGAAGCCGCCCTGCAGCGCGGCGACAAAGTAGCCGCCACCGCCCGCAAACTTTCCAGCATAGCCGACTTCCCCGAAAAATACGGCGATAACGTGCTTACCCTGGAAATGGACGTCACCAACCCGGACCAGGTAAAAACCGCCGTGGAGCAGGCCCACGCTCATTTTGGACGGCTGGATATTGTACTGAATAACGCCGGCTACTCCCTGATAGGCACCATTGAAGAAGCCTCCCAGGCCGATGTGAAGGCTATGTATGAAACTAATGTCTTTGGCCCCCTCACCGTTATCCAGGCCGCCCTGCCCCTGCTGCGCCAGCAAGGTGGTGGGCACATCCTGGGCACCTCCAGCAACCTGGGGCACGTTACCCTGCCGGTGATCGGCTACTACTGCTCCTCCAAATGGGCCTTCGAGTCCATCCACGAAGCCCTGGCGGCAGAAGTGAAACAGTTCAACATTAACGTGACCATCATTGAGCCCGGCGCCTATGCCACTGAATTTGGCAGCCAGGAATCCCTGAAATTTGCACAGCCCATGGAGATCTACGCCCCGTTCAAAGATCAGTTTATTGCCGGCCTGCGGAACCTGGAAAGAGGCGATCCCCATGCCACGCCAGATGCCCTCTTCCAGGTAGTGGATGCTGCCCAACCGCCCCTGCGCTTCCACCTGGGCCGCCACAACCTGCCGGCCGTACGCGCCGCTTATGCAGAGCGGCTGGCCACCTGGGAAGCCTGGGATGCCGTGTCCAGTGCTGCGCAAGGCAACTAA
- a CDS encoding VOC family protein, whose product MVPTLGNGKICYLELPTRDVRESAAFYHNVFGWEMRTRGDGAIAFDDAVGEVSGAFTTRRKAVQEVGLLVYVMVFDMEATLRLVIENGGEIVQPVGADLPEITARIKDKTGNILGLYQEPVAKQPKEE is encoded by the coding sequence ATGGTACCCACATTAGGCAACGGCAAGATCTGCTACCTGGAACTGCCTACCCGCGATGTACGCGAGTCCGCAGCTTTCTATCACAACGTATTTGGCTGGGAAATGCGCACCCGGGGTGATGGGGCCATCGCCTTTGATGATGCCGTAGGCGAGGTGAGCGGGGCGTTTACCACCCGGCGTAAAGCCGTGCAGGAAGTGGGCCTGCTGGTATATGTGATGGTGTTTGACATGGAGGCCACCCTCCGGCTGGTGATTGAAAATGGCGGGGAAATAGTGCAGCCCGTGGGCGCAGACCTGCCGGAGATCACCGCGAGGATAAAGGATAAAACGGGTAATATCCTGGGGCTGTACCAGGAGCCGGTGGCAAAGCAACCAAAGGAGGAATGA
- a CDS encoding IPT/TIG domain-containing protein, which produces MKHALYLLVAVLLLGACRRDDKNKVDATLRVNSFLPGSGNPGTVVTIHGTGFRGNFPDNNVTFNGKGARIMDATDTTLIVAAPDSGSTGPIAVTVAGKTVTGETYTYQALSVHAISPSNGPAGTTVTITGAGFTGTAGPAVVTVNGQKAIVTNANDTTLVITVPAGAGSGALTVDVNGQHASGPQFTSQLISKIKPVTGGPGTTITLTGEGFSTHAGDNVVAINGITSKVVSATATSLVITAGSDVQTGPVSVTINGQKTSGPVFTKVPVPVVSQIAPMSGPVGSKLTITGNNFSALTDEDAITVNGVPATLLSASGQQLQVTVPAGTTSGAVKVVVNGQSVTGPVFTVQSLGIISLLPDNGLAGAVVTVKGTGFDPNPANNQLTLNGIPVPISAATDSTLTVTMPNGTATGNMQLSTGSLHAQSPLFRHAGVKTFFADPTITGYTGLAIDSKGNVYYASNFVIYKVPPDGSGKTIFAGSETEQGNTNGNGTTARFSYIFGITADAQDNIYVADNNNAIRKITPDGTVVPYLNNMSNTAKSLSMDDRNNVCFGTDYSGTYKIDAKTLAVTQLSFTGVTYPFVVINNIAYYGGTDAAQYYAFDMSIRSRTTLAGNNYDGGWVDGLPGTSRLGNPGSSVYNPASNTIYFLDGGNFAVRSITLPTNNTGSLTGGKLSYQQYKYGYADGGLGDALFNFSQTGPMAIDKNGNIYVLEVNNHAIREIFLQ; this is translated from the coding sequence ATGAAACATGCATTATACCTCTTGGTGGCAGTGCTGCTCCTGGGCGCCTGCAGAAGAGATGACAAGAACAAGGTGGATGCCACGCTGCGCGTGAACAGCTTCCTGCCCGGCAGTGGTAACCCCGGCACCGTGGTGACCATCCATGGTACAGGCTTCCGCGGGAACTTCCCCGACAATAATGTAACCTTTAACGGCAAAGGCGCCCGTATCATGGACGCCACAGACACCACGCTGATCGTGGCGGCACCAGACAGCGGCAGCACCGGGCCCATAGCGGTGACCGTGGCGGGTAAAACGGTGACCGGTGAAACCTACACCTACCAGGCCCTGAGCGTGCATGCCATCAGCCCTTCCAACGGTCCTGCCGGCACCACGGTAACCATTACCGGTGCAGGCTTTACCGGCACAGCCGGTCCCGCGGTGGTGACCGTGAACGGCCAGAAAGCCATCGTCACTAACGCGAATGATACAACGCTGGTGATCACCGTACCTGCCGGTGCCGGCAGCGGTGCCCTTACCGTGGATGTGAACGGCCAGCATGCCAGCGGGCCGCAATTCACCTCCCAACTGATCTCCAAAATAAAACCTGTAACCGGTGGTCCCGGTACCACCATCACCCTCACCGGTGAGGGCTTCAGCACCCATGCCGGCGATAACGTGGTGGCCATTAACGGCATAACCAGCAAAGTGGTAAGCGCCACAGCTACCTCCCTGGTGATCACCGCGGGCAGCGATGTGCAGACCGGCCCGGTAAGCGTGACCATTAACGGACAGAAGACCAGCGGGCCGGTATTCACCAAAGTACCAGTGCCCGTGGTATCGCAAATAGCGCCTATGAGCGGCCCGGTGGGCAGTAAACTGACCATCACTGGTAATAACTTCAGCGCCCTTACCGATGAAGATGCCATTACGGTGAACGGCGTGCCTGCTACCCTGCTCAGCGCAAGCGGCCAGCAACTGCAGGTGACCGTTCCTGCCGGCACTACCAGCGGTGCCGTGAAAGTGGTGGTGAACGGCCAAAGCGTGACCGGCCCCGTATTTACCGTACAGTCCCTGGGCATTATCTCCCTGCTGCCGGACAATGGCCTGGCAGGCGCCGTGGTGACCGTAAAAGGGACCGGCTTTGATCCTAATCCTGCTAACAACCAGCTGACGCTGAATGGCATCCCCGTGCCCATCAGCGCCGCTACAGACAGCACGCTGACCGTAACGATGCCCAACGGTACGGCTACCGGCAATATGCAGCTCTCCACCGGCAGCCTGCATGCCCAAAGCCCGCTGTTCCGCCACGCGGGTGTGAAGACCTTCTTTGCGGACCCTACCATAACCGGCTATACGGGCCTGGCAATAGATTCCAAGGGTAATGTATACTACGCCAGCAATTTCGTGATCTATAAAGTACCGCCGGATGGCAGTGGTAAGACCATATTTGCCGGCTCCGAAACGGAACAGGGCAATACCAATGGCAACGGCACCACGGCAAGATTCTCCTACATCTTTGGCATCACTGCAGATGCACAGGACAATATCTATGTAGCAGACAATAATAACGCGATCCGCAAGATCACGCCGGATGGCACGGTAGTCCCTTACCTGAACAACATGAGCAATACGGCAAAATCACTCAGTATGGATGACAGGAACAATGTATGCTTTGGTACGGACTATAGCGGCACATACAAGATAGACGCAAAGACCCTGGCAGTTACACAACTGAGCTTTACAGGCGTTACGTATCCTTTTGTGGTCATCAATAACATCGCTTATTATGGCGGCACGGATGCTGCACAATACTATGCTTTTGATATGAGCATACGCTCGCGTACTACCCTGGCCGGCAACAACTATGACGGCGGCTGGGTGGATGGCTTGCCAGGTACCAGCCGCCTCGGCAACCCCGGCTCCTCCGTGTATAACCCTGCCAGCAATACCATTTATTTCCTGGATGGCGGCAACTTTGCGGTACGCTCCATTACGCTGCCCACCAACAACACAGGCAGCCTTACCGGTGGTAAGCTTAGCTACCAGCAATACAAGTATGGCTATGCAGACGGGGGCCTGGGCGATGCCCTGTTCAACTTCTCCCAAACCGGGCCTATGGCTATTGATAAGAATGGCAATATCTATGTGCTGGAAGTGAACAACCACGCTATACGCGAGATCTTCCTCCAGTAG